A region from the Miscanthus floridulus cultivar M001 unplaced genomic scaffold, ASM1932011v1 fs_791_1_2, whole genome shotgun sequence genome encodes:
- the LOC136533152 gene encoding peptidyl-prolyl cis-trans isomerase FKBP15-1-like: MGKKRQLICLAAAVAAAAILLTASAKKSGDVTELQIGVKHKPESCTLQAHKGDKIKVHYRGALTDGSVFDSSYDRGDPFEFTLGNGQVIKGWDQGLLGMCVGEKRKLKIPAKMGYGERGSPPKIPGGATLIFDTELIAVNGKTSGGAKEETDSEL, from the exons ATGGGGAAGAAGCGGCAGCTGATCTGCCtcgcggccgccgtcgccgccgcggccaTCCTCCTGACAG CGTCGGCCAAGAAGTCCGGCGACGTCACAGAGCTTCAGATCGGCGTCAAG CACAAGCCTGAGTCATGTACCCTGCAAGCACACAAAGGAGACAAAATTAAAGTTCATTATCGT GGGGCACTCACTGATGGATCAGTTTTTGATTCTAGCTACGACAGAGGTGACCCATTTGAATTTACTCTTGGAAATGGCCAAGTGATAAAAG GTTGGGACCAAGGATTGCTAGGTATGTGCGTCGGTGAAAAGCGGAAGCTAAAGATACCTGCAAAGATGGGTTATGGTGAGCGAGGCTCCCCACCGAAGATTCCAG GTGGAGCAACTCTTATCTTCGACACTGAGCTTATCGCCGTCAACGGAAAGACATCTGGCGGTGCAAAGGAAGAAACTGATAGTGAGCTCTAA
- the LOC136533153 gene encoding uncharacterized protein, with protein MSNSRSYFAGGQDNGNGNDDQPYGGYGGGQQYEATGGKKRGSSRLKKGSGSKKDADANADAEDDYPKYAGNNNEADDNRYNRRNGNYNGGGGGNHYSGGTPYYGAAGSGGYGNSSPYGGGGYGNGAPYGGDGGYAPYNNAPAAFWAPQDGTRSPMFISTREVHVYGVPGGGYDNDNNNDDHQQRRRGGGFFGPAFHAVGHFFDRKFGFNDRD; from the coding sequence ATGTCGAACAGCAGATCATACTTCGCCGGCGGGCAGGACAACGGCAACGGCAACGACGACCAGCCATACGGCGGATACGGTGGCGGGCAGCAGTATGAAGCAACCGGCGGCAAGAAACGCGGGTCCTCGAGGCTGAAGAAGGGCAGCGGCAGCAAGAAGGACGCCGACGCCAacgccgacgccgaggacgaCTACCCCAAGTACGCCGGCAACAACAACGAGGCCGACGACAACCGCTACAACAGGCGGAACGGCAActacaacggcggcggcggcggcaaccacTACAGCGGCGGCACGCCCTACTATGGCGCCGCCGGCAGCGGGGGCTACGGGAACAGCTCTCCGTACGGCGGTGGCGGCTACGGCAACGGCGCTCCctacggcggcgacggcggctacGCACCGTACAACAACGCTCCCGCCGCCTTCTGGGCTCCCCAGGACGGCACCAGGTCGCCCATGTTTATCAGCACCAGGGAGGTGCACGTGTACGGCGTGCCTGGTGGTGGGTACGACAACGATAACAACAACGACGACCACCAGCAGAGGAGGAGAGGCGGCGGGTTCTTCGGCCCGGCGTTCCATGCCGTCGGCCACTTCTTCGACCGCAAGTTCGGTTTCAACGACAGGGACTGA